Proteins encoded within one genomic window of Anopheles gambiae chromosome 3, idAnoGambNW_F1_1, whole genome shotgun sequence:
- the LOC1272522 gene encoding cysteine-rich PDZ-binding protein, translated as MVCEKCEKKLGKVITPDPWKAGARNTTEGGGRKINENKALSSAKARYNPMAGNFAPCRICKQKIHQAGSHYCQQCAYKKGICAMCGKKLLDVKNYRQSST; from the exons ATGGTCTGTGAAAAGTGTGAAAAGAAACTGGGCAAGGTAATCACTCCCGATCCATGGAAGGCGGGTGCCAGAAACACCACCGAGGGCGGTGGTAGGAAAATCAACGAAAACAAGGCACTTTCAAGCGCGAAGGCACGGTACAATCCCATGGCAGGAAACTTCGCACCTTGTCG AATATGTAAGCAGAAAATTCACCAAGCCGGATCACATTACTGCCAGCAGTGTGCGTACAAGAAGGGCATCTGTGCGATGTGCGGCAAAAAGTTGCTGGATGTGAAAAACTACCGACAATCTTCAACGTAG
- the LOC1272523 gene encoding uncharacterized protein LOC1272523, which translates to MAATLDGTDPATAETWTIDQEEEKSLTKIIVRNVNDLTVAGLRRMCSHYGTVVDVFKIKSGGTAFIEFSTDTEAGLAIQQLNQKLGFNYNAELAQPKETLPSVEPDASAPPQPDEDWEQVSAKRRFNVGFSLPLLINFPERDTLATNANYRAKEGTLRRTDPESFFRIYKVLESFETKKTLDYNPEELRKRVESFQKSYANEQNRFDGETLVYEGLTAKESALFDVTRCVVCKGYGFSYCKGCKTYYCSVQHQRQHYDEHNRICHKRAGGEVAAQNDASEVGKKVELATKPQEVLTRDPLPEKSKVFITAILTPDRIYVRSAHPAADTMYLATLGEFACAGLTAVPVQNSKEPTAGDIYLAMYEPLGVHGRVLVTEVGPERSKCAFIDHGKVDFVSNGDLLLIEDTELMYRKVLIYKVCLTDITDEHGEHEKAMQYLAKLRDRPLQMKYRLEANNIVDVQLQTPEGESVNEQINRLIIIPPFGRDSNQYDSTGRGDAKNGAFVMYKEIPQSEPSFGESKQIMILNRTTVLLDSRITWIAMSDLPYLENLQRMLESYGKKVAEFRQSYVPREGEMCLVRCLNRWYRGVCYETAGDGKPAIFLCDYGSMTLVDLSNIRKIPPQLATKTMRTHDGVVEHLAEAKAGGLTLDSIFLDIYLPENEPICADISQRTVTVGLPGAEQEETYTVLNLHELSALIKSRQAE; encoded by the exons ATGGCAGCCACACTGGACGGTACTGATCCGGCAACGGCCGAAACATGGACGATCGAccaggaggaagaaaaaagcctGACCAAAATCATCGTGCGCAACGTGAACGATCTGACGGTTGCAGGGTTAAGGCGAATGTGCAGCCACTATGGTACGGTGGTGGATGTGTTTAAAATCAAATCTGGCGGCACTGCGTTCATCGAATTTTCCACCGATAC CGAAGCAGGACTGGCAATTCAACAACTTAATCAGAAGCTTGGCTTCAACTACAATGCGGAACTGGCACAACCGAAGGAAACTCTACCCTCTGTGGAGCCAGACGCTTCCGCTCCACCGCAACCGGACGAGGACTGGGAGCAGGTTAGTGCGAAGCGTCGCTTCAACGTGGGCTTTTCACTGCCCTTGCTGATCAATTTCCCCGAGCGGGACACGTTGGCCACGAATGCTAACTACCGGGCGAAAGAAGGAACACTGAGACGGACCGACCCAGAGTCGTTCTTTCGCATATACAAAGTGTTGGAATCGTTCGAAACCAAGAAAACACTCGATTACAATCCAGAGGAGCTGAGAAAGCGTGTGGAATCGTTTCAAAAATCATACGCCAACGAGCAGAATCGCTTCGACGGGGAGACGTTAGTGTACGAAGGCCTCACCGCTAAGGAGAGCGCACTGTTCGACGTTACACGCTGTGTGGTATGTAAAGGGTACGGGTTTAGTTACTGCAAGGGCTGCAAAACGTACTACTGCTCGGTTCAGCACCAGAGACAACACTACGACGAACACAATCGCATTTGCCATAAGCGAGCGGGAGGAGAAGTGGCTGCGCAAAATGATGCAAGTGAAGTGGGGAAAAAGGTGGAACTTGCGACCAAACCGCAGGAAGTGCTCACAAGAGATCCTCTTCCTGAGAAATCAAAAGTGTTTATCACCGCAATCCTGACGCCTGATCGTATTTATGTACGTTCCGCACACCCAGCAGCCGACACGATGTATCTGGccacgcttggtgaatttgcCTGCGCAGGACTTACGGCTGTGCCGGTGCAGAACAGCAAGGAACCGACGGCTGGAGACATTTATCTCGCAATGTACGAACCGTTGGGGGTTCACGGACGGGTACTGGTAACGGAAGTTGGTCCGGAAAGGTCCAAGTGTGCCTTCATTGACCATGGAAAGGTTGATTTCGTTAGCAATGGCGATCTTCTGCTGATTGAGGACACCGAACTGATGTACCGAAAGGTGCTGATCTACAAGGTGTGCCTAACGGACATAACGGACGAGCATGGAGAGCACGAAAAAGCGATGCAGTACTTGGCGAAGCTACGGGACCGCCCACTGCAGATGAAGTATCGTCTCGAGGCGAATAATATCGTCGACGTGCAGCTGCAAACCCCCGAAGGAGAGAGTGTTAATGAACAGATCAACAGGTTGATCATCATTCCTCCGTTTGGCCGTGATTCGAACCAATACGACAGCACCGGACGGGGAGATGCCAAAAATGGAGCGTTCGTTATGTACAAG GAAATTCCACAATCTGAGCCGTCGTTCGGCGAAAGCAAGCAGATTATGATACTGAACCGTACAACCGTACTGCTGGACAGCCGTATCACGTGGATAGCGATGAGCGATCTGCCCTACCTAGAGAATCTGCAGCGAATGCTCGAATCCTACGGCAAGAAGGTGGCCGAATTCCGTCAATCGTACGTACCGCGCGAAGGGGAAATGTGTTTGGTGCGGTGCCTGAACCGCTGGTACCGTGGCGTTTGCTACGAAACGGCCGGTGATGGTAAACCGGCCATCTTCCTTTGCGATTACGGTTCGATGACGCTGGTAGATTTGTCCAACATACGCAAAATACCGCCCCAGCTGGCGACCAAAACGATGCGAACCCATGATGGCGTGGTGGAACATTTAGCTGAGGCAAAGGCGGGTGGACTAACGCTGGATTCAATCTTCTTGGATATCTATCTGCCCGAGAATGAACCGATCTGTGCGGATATTAGCCAGCGAACCGTTACGGTGGGGCTGCCGGGTGCGGAACAAGAGGAAACCTACACGGTGTTAAATCTGCACGAACTTTCCGCTCTTATAAAATCGCGACAAGCTGAATAA
- the LOC1272525 gene encoding damage-control phosphatase ARMT1 — translation MTDLTTKYNIIDEKPPFNAPLKGQYKQGFGYYTMRERLPVILTQVIDQLSKDKEQIVANFGGETAREELKGAIGEISKLKYELQTDKDFRPIKTALGDETVWNSFLEGLGQDNSYFSACWLYAETYMYRRLNNIFENTQTLQKLDYFQQQKHKALTNSYDAMVAVLRSIEAFNGETRTTEEIGSFFRNLLKLNLWGNRCDLSISAGQDVKQDGDPFSLLDSLDQCIVRDQTQDIWECITANGSSGIVEIINDNSGYELFTDLCLADFIVHHQLAPQVCFNVKAIPWYISDVTPKDLQWTLDTLASNDSQPLLAQFGTRLKAHFASGALEMRPVDHFWTSPYEFYRMRDIAPALYEKLSQAKLLVFKGDLNYRKLLGDFNFPYNTPFVEALRGFLPTSLCTLRTVKADLICGLPDGMAEELTRKDASWMVTGEYGVIQFAGK, via the exons ATGACCGACCTAACGACCAAGTACAATATCATCGATGAAAAGCCACCCTTTAACGCACCGTTGAAGGGACAATACAAGCA GGGCTTCGGTTACTACACCATGCGCGAGCGACTGCCCGTCATCCTGACGCAGGTGATTGATCAGCTGTCCAAGGACAAGGAGCAGATTGTGGCCAACTTTGGTGGCGAAACGGCGCGCGAAGAGTTGAAGGGTGCGATCGGGGAAATTTCCAAGCTGAAGTATGAGCTGCAGACGGATAAGGACTTTCGCCCGATAAAGACGGCGCTCGGGGACGAGACGGTGTGGAACAGCTTTCTCGAGGGTCTTGGGCAGGACAATTCCTACTTTTCCGCCTGCTGGCTGTACGCGGAAACGTACATGTACCGGCGGTTAAACAACATCTTCGAGAACAC TCAAACGCTACAAAAGCTGGACTACtttcagcagcaaaagcataaAGCGCTGACAAACTCGTACGATGCCATGGTTGCGGTGTTGCGATCCATCGAAGCATTCAACGGAGAAACCAGAACGACGGAAGAAATCGGTTCCTTTTTCCGCAATCTGTTAAAG TtgaacctttggggcaatcgATGCGACTTGTCCATCAGCGCCGGTCAGGATGTGAAACAGGACGGTGACCCGTTCAGTCTGCTCGACTCGCTCGACCAGTGCATTGTGCGCGATCAGACACAAGACATTTGGGAGTGCATTACGGCCAACGGCTCCTCTGGCATTGTGGAGATCATAAATGACAACTCCGGGTACGAACTGTTCACCGACCTTTGTCTGGCAGATTTTATCGTCCATCATCAGCTCGCCCCCCAGGTGTGTTTCAACGTGAAGGCCATTCCGTGGTACATATCGGACGTAACGCCGAAGGACCTGCAGTGGACGCTGGACACGCTGGCCTCGAACGATTCGCAGCCACTGCTCGCACAGTTCGGTACGCGTCTGAAAGCCCACTTTGCATCCGGGGCGTTAGAAATGCGCCCTGTCGATCACTTCTGGACCTCACCGTACGAGTTCTACCGAATGCGCGACATTGCACCGGCACTGTACGAAAAGCTATCGCAGGCAAAGCTGCTCGTGTTCAAGGGGGATCTGAACTATCGGAAACTGTTGGGAGATTTTAACTTCCCGTACAATACGCCCTTCGTTGAGGCGCTGCGTGGCTTTCTGCCGACCAGCCTGTGCACGTTGCGCACGGTAAAGGCAGATCTGATCTGTGGGCTGCCGGATGGGATGGCGGAAGAGCTGACGCGCAAGGACGCCTCGTGGATGGTGACCGGGGAGTACGGGGTGATACAGTTTGCCGGGAAATGA
- the LOC1272521 gene encoding mitochondrial DNA helicase, translated as MLVKRLFCSYAKALNRLQRAPSASKHTSSDYNDVAPFECRSLVRNFSIDANHPPDDGQKPVTTVSLYHMKKIIKASGTVLGESVEGPTCIQTVCPVCHVVPGDAEGKPISDAIRRKIFVNKTTGNFTCSSCQYLGRWDHIEKFFPPTSRTPKTVQELRKLRDAFLELKGEHVSTVCPIPGDAIAVDTVERAREVIKFLSLENIIPDTLVSVKARWNEDKRELFIPLVDVEDRAIGYKTLHVGSDGEVFERTVPETNASGLVYLRCNPSNPVAKAKDLSQHNAILVLNVLDLLALGSVKLNATAVCLPHGLKALPQQCLPGLERFQRLTLWFNYDTAGWDTARNYAKKLDERRCLFVRPTDQHPTPYRALLEGTLEPKAILSKAQPILHQSITTFRSLRQDVLSDLQNIDKVQGVKWKRYPTLNKLLKGHRKGELTVLTGPTGCGKTTFMSDYSLDLAQQGVSTLWGSFEIRNTRLAVTLLRQMVGRPLDENLSEFEQWADAFERLPIYFMTFHGQQPIKIVMEAIEHAQYVHDIQHVIIDNLQFMMGVLDESKHLDRYWKQDAIIAAFRTFATKRNCHVTLVIHPRKERDTDELTTSSIFGGAKASQEADNVLIIQDKRLTSVRGKKYLQVAKNRYSGDLGIMPLDFDKASLSYAQRKKKPDGDDGGSNEGPAGSEPIDRTVRRAF; from the exons ATGCTCGTGAAGCGTCTGTTTTGTTCGTACGCAAAAGCATTGAACCGATTACAGCGTGCACCGAGCGCTAGTAAACACACCTCCTCCGATTACAACGATGTTGCGCCGTTTGAATGCCGTTCCTTGGTGCGGAACTTCAGCATCGATGCAAACCACCCACCCGACGATGGACAAAAGCCGGTAACGACGGTGTCACTGTACCAtatgaagaaaataataaaagcttCCGGTACGGTGCTGGGCGAAAGTGTCGAAGGGCCCACCTGCATACAGACGGTGTGTCCCGTGTGTCACGTCGTACCGGGGGATGCGGAGGGAAAGCCCATCAGCGACGCGATACGGAGGAAAATTTTTGTGAACAAAACGACGGGCAATTTTACGTGCTCGTCGTGCCAGTATCTCGGCCGGTGGGATCATATAGAGAAGTTTTTCCCACCGACCAGCCGGACGCCGAAGACGGTGCAGGAGTTGCGCAAGCTGAGGGATGCCTTTCTAGAGCTGAAAGGCGAGCACGTGAGTACGGTGTGTCCTATCCCGGGCGATGCGATTGCGGTGGACACGGTGGAGAGAGCGCGAGAGGTTATTAAGTTCCTTAGCTTGGAG AATATAATTCCCGACACGCTAGTGAGCGTGAAAGCACGCTGGAACGAGGACAAACGGGAGCTCTTCATACCACTGGTGGACGTGGAGGATCGGGCGATCGGTTACAAGACGCTCCACGTGGGTTCCGATGGAGAAGTATTTGAACGTACCGTGCCAGAAACGAATGCCAGCGGTCTCGTTTATCTTAGATGTAACCCTTCAAACCCAGTAGCCAAGGCCAAAGACCTTAGTCAACACAATGCCATACTCGTACTTAACGTGCTCGATCTGCTTGCCCTGGGCAGTGTGAAGCTAAATG CCACGGCAGTATGTCTTCCGCACGGTCTTAAAGCACTACCTCAACAGTGTCTGCCCGGGTTGGAACGGTTCCAGCGGTTAACGCTGTGGTTCAACTACGACACTGCCGGCTGGGATACGGCCCGTAACTACGCCAAGAAGCTGGACGAGCGAAGGTGTCTGTTTGTGCGCCCGACCGATCAGCATCCAACGCCGTACCGGGCGCTGCTGGAAGGTACGCTCGAACCAAAGGCAATCCTCTCGAAAGCGCAACCGATTCTGCACCAATCCATCACGACGTTCCGCTCGCTGCGGCAGGACGTGCTGAGCGATCTGCAAAACATCGACAAAGTGCAGGGCGTCAAGTGGAAACGCTACCCGACGCTCAACAAGCTGCTTAAAGGCCATCGCAAGGGAGAGCTTACCGTACTGACCGGACCGACCGGCTGTGGCAAGACCACCTTCATGTCGGACTACTCGCTCGATCTGGCACAGCAGGGCGTTTCGACGCTTTGGGGCTCGTTCGAAATCCGCAACACCCGGCTCGCCGTAACGCTGCTCCGGCAGATGGTGGGCCGACCGCTGGACGAGAACCTTTCCGAGTTTGAGCAGTGGGCGGATGCGTTCGAGCGGCTGCCGATCTACTTCATGACGTTCCACGGCCAGCAGCCGATCAAGATCGTGATGGAAGCGATCGAGCACGCACAGTACGTGCACGACATCCAGCACGTCATCATCGACAATCTGCAGTTTATGATGGGGGTGCTGGACGAGTCGAAGCATCTGGACCGATACTGGAAGCAGGATGCGATCATTGCCGCCTTTCGCACGTTCGCCACcaagcgcaactgccacgtgACGCTGGTGATCCATCCGCGCAAGGAGCGCGACACGGACGAGCTGACGACGAGCTCGATCTTTGGCGGGGCGAAAGCGTCCCAGGAAGCGGACAATGTGCTGATCATACAGGACAAGCGGTTAACGTCCGTGCGGGGCAAGAAGTATCTGCAGGTAGCGAAAAACCGGTACAGCGGCGATCTTGGCATTATGCCGCTGGATTTCGACAAGGCAAGTCTCAGCTACGCTCAGCGCAAGAAGAAACCGGACGGTGATGATGGAGGGTCGAACGAAGGGCCGGCTGGCAGTGAACCGATTGATCGGACGGTTAGACGAGCATTTTAA
- the LOC1272520 gene encoding coatomer subunit delta, producing MVLIAAAVCTKAGKTIVSRQFVEMTKARIEGLLAAFPKLMTSGKQHTFVETDSVRYVYQPLEKLYMLLITTKASNILEDLETLRLFSKVIPEYCRTLEEKEIIENAFDLIFAFDEIVALGYRESVNLAQIKTFVEMDSHEEKVYQAVRQTQEREAKQKMRERAKELQRQRMEMKKGQSGGRGGVGSAGGFGNNSFGSGGGGGGGISSDSISSLSTPSANIAEISKPASAASKSTAPRNALKLGGKTRDADTFVDQLKNEGEKVVSTPLPTAAASAAAKAKPVSDVPMDSVHLRMEDKVVIRIGRDGGLQTFELSGLLSLRISDEKYGRIKVQLDNTDQRGIQLQTHPNVDKELFRSSNQIGLKNPAKPFPLNTDVGVLKWRYQTQDESAIPLTINCWPSENAEGGCDVNIEYELEHTRLELQDVCITIPLPMGITPSIAECDGDYNHDSRKNQLLWNLPVIDASSKQGSMEFSVPSSIPGDFFPLDVTFSSKIPYAELAPAKVLLVDDGSEVKFSAETVFYTDKFEIV from the exons ATG GTATTAATAGCAGCCGCCGTGTGTACGAAGGCAGGGAAAA CGATCGTTTCCCGGCAGTTTGTCGAGATGACGAAGGCACGCATCGAAGGTTTGCTGGCCGCGTTTCCAAAGCTAATGACCTCGGGCAAGCAGCACACTTTCGTCGAGACGGACTCGGTGCGCTACGTGTACCAGCCGCTGGAGAAGCTGTACATGCTGCTGATCACTACGAAGGCGAGCAACATCCTGGAGGATCTGGAAACGCTGCGCCTCTTCTCGAAGGTAATTCCCGAGTACTGCCGCACGCTCGAGGAGAAGGAAATCATCGAGAACGCGTTCGATTTGATCTTTGCGTTCGACGAGATTGTGGCGCTCGGATACCGCGAGAGCGTCAATCTGGCCCAGATCAAAACGTTCGTCGAAATGGATTCACACGAGGAGAAGGTGTACCAGGCAGTGCGCCAGACGCAGGAACGTGAGGCGAAGCAGAAGATGCGCGAACGGGCGAAGGAACTGCAGCGCCAGCGCATGGAGATGAAGAAGGGCCAGTCGGGAGGGCGAGGTGGTGTGGGTAGTGCGGGTGGATTTGGCAACAACAGCTTcggcagcggtggtggtggtggcggtggcataTCTAGTGACAGCATTTCCTCACTAAGCACACCGTCGGCTAACATAGCGGAAATCAGCAAACCAGCATCGGCGGCATC AAAATCGACCGCTCCTCGAAACGCGCTCAAACTTGGAGGAAAAACACGCGATGCCGACACGTTCGTCGATCAACTGAAGAACGAAGGGGAAAAGGTGGTTTCTACGCCACtgcccacagcagcagcatcggccgCGGCAAAGGCAAAGCCAGTGTCGGATGTGCCGATGGATTC CGTCCACTTGCGCATGGAGGATAAGGTGGTGATCCGCATCGGACGCGACGGTGGGCTGCAAACGTTCGAGCTGTCCGGGCTGCTGTCGCTGCGCATATCGGACGAAAAGTATGGCCGGATCAAGGTGCAGCTGGATAATACGGACCAGCGCGGCATACAGCTGCAGACGCACCCGAACGTAGACAAGGAACTGTTCCGTAGCTCGAATCAGATTGGGTTGAAAAATCCGGCCAAACCATTCCCGCTCAACACGGACGTGGGTGTGCTGAAGTGGCGCTACCAGACACAGGATGAATCTGCCATTCCGTTGACGA TCAATTGTTGGCCATCGGAAAATGCCGAGGGCGGTTGTGATGTGAATATTGAGTACGAGCTCGAGCACACACGGCTGGAGCTGCAGGACGTTTGCATCACGATTCCATTACC AATGGGTATTACGCCATCGATTGCCGAATGCGACGGTGACTACAATCACGATTCGCGAAAGAACCAGCTGCTGTGGAACCTTCCGGTGATCGATGCTTCCAGCAAACAGGGCTCGATGGAATTCAGTGTGCCGAGCTCCATTCCGGGTGACTTTTTCCCGCTTGAT GTTACATTCTCGTCAAAGATTCCCTATGCTGAGCTAGCGCCCGCAAAGGTACTGCTGGTCGACGACGGTAGCGAGGTGAAATTCTCGGCCGAAACAGTTTTCTACACGGATAAGTTTGAAATAGTGTAA